In a single window of the Prinia subflava isolate CZ2003 ecotype Zambia chromosome 3, Cam_Psub_1.2, whole genome shotgun sequence genome:
- the CHST7 gene encoding carbohydrate sulfotransferase 7, producing the protein MKGRRRWRGEHRRFAAVLVLYTLLLLLLVPYALDYGTRRGRADEEPLLRRCPSLEEALSEWGWEQRPPLDEEEEEDEAGTAGAAGNGSAGKRHIYLHATWRTGSSFLGELFNQHPDVFYLYEPMWHLWQALYPGDALSLQGALRDMLRALFRCDFSVLRLYTAPSGPRDPLAPAPPAADNLTTASIFGWRTNKVICSPPLCPAAPRPRDEIGLVDGATCEESCPPRALRELEAECRKYPVVVIKDVRLLELGALLPLLREPGLNLRVVQLFRDPRAVHNSRLKARQALLRESVQVLRSRHRAEPRGPARHQQQHLLLPPGLLGGGRPPQPQHRAEFFLGGALEVICQSWLRDLLLARRAPDWLRRRYTQLRYEDLVREPRAELRRLLRFAGLTVPPALEDFVVNMTRGAAYSSDRPFLISARDAREAVHAWRERLSRQQVRQVEAACGEAMSILAYPLSAGDAR; encoded by the coding sequence ATGAAGGGCCGGCGACGGTGGCGAGGCGAACATCGCCGCTTCGCCGCGGTGCTGGTGCTGTacacgctgctgctgctcctgctggtgccCTACGCGCTGGACTACGGGACCAGGCGCGGGCGAGCGGACGAGGAGCCGCTGCTGCGGCGCTGCCCGAGCCTGGAGGAGGCGCTGAGtgagtggggctgggagcagcggCCGCCGCTGGacgaggaagaggaggaggatgaggcgggcacggccggggcggCGGGTAACGGCAGCGCGGGGAAGCGGCACATCTACCTGCACGCTACCTGGCGAACGGGATCATCTTTCCTCGGGGAGCTCTTCAACCAGCACCCCGACGTCTTCTACCTGTACGAGCCCATGTGGCACCTTTGGCAGGCGCTCTACCCGGGGGACGCGCTGAGCCTGCAGGGAGCCCTCCGCGACATGCTGCGCGCCCTCTTCCGATGCGATTTCTCCGTCCTGCGCCTCTACACCGCCCCGTCCGGCCCCCGCGACCCGCtggcccccgccccgcccgccgccgacAACCTCACCACGGCCAGCATCTTTGGCTGGCGGACCAACAAGGTGATCTGCTCGCCGCCGCTctgccccgccgccccgcggccccgcgaCGAGATCGGCCTCGTCGACGGCGCCACATGCGAGGAGTCGTGTCCGCCGCGGGCGCTGCGGGAGCTGGAGGCCGAGTGCCGCAAGTACCCGGTGGTGGTCATCAAGGACGTgcggctgctggagctgggcgCGCTGCTGCCATTGTTGCGGGAGCCCGGCCTCAACCTGCGGGTGGTGCAGCTCTTCCGCGACCCCCGCGCCGTCCACAACTCCCGCCTGAAGGCGCGGCAGGCGCTGCTGCGGGAGAGCGTACAGGTGCTGCGCAGCCGCCACCGCGCCGAgccgcggggcccggcccgccaccagcagcagcatctcctgctgccGCCCGGGCTGCTGGGCGGCGGGCGGCCGCCGCAGCCGCAGCACCGCGCCGAGTTCTTCCTCGGCGGCGCGCTGGAGGTGATCTGCCAGTCTTGGCTCCGCGATCTCCTCCTGGCCCGGCGCGCCCCGGACTGGCTCCGCCGGCGCTACACGCAGCTCCGCTACGAGGACCTGGTGCGGGAGCCCCGCGCCGAGCTGCGCCGCCTGCTGCGCTTCGCCGGGCTGACGGTGCCGCCGGCCCTGGAGGACTTCGTGGTCAACATGACCCGCGGCGCCGCCTACTCCTCCGACCGGCCTTTCCTCATCTCCGCCCGCGACGCGCGGGAGGCCGTGCACGCCTGGCGGGAGCGCCTCAGCCGCCAGCAGGTGCGGCAGGTGGAGGCGGCGTGCGGAGAGGCCATGAGCATCCTCGCCTACCCCCTCAGCGCCGGCGACGCTCGGTAG